In the Pedobacter cryoconitis genome, TAATTTTATTACGCGAAATTAATATATGTCCACGATGCCAGTGAATGCTAAGGAGAGCCTGTTTGATGATGTTACCCTGCTGATTACCCACTATAACAGAAGTAGCTCTTTGGAACGGTTGCTGCTTACTTTTAAAGAACAGCAGGTTCGTTTTAAGGAGATCATTGTTTCTGATGATTGTAGTGCTGATTTTCATTTGGGCCAGCTGGAGAAGATGGCGCAGGTGTATAATTACAGGTTGATCAAAGCAAAAATCAATGGTGGATTGGGAAATAACCTGAATAAAGGCCAGCTGGAAGTAAAAACACCTTATACTTTGTATGTACAGGAAGATTTTATTCCGCTGCCTGCTTTTGTGGCGCATTTTAATGATGCAATGGACATGATGCATGCAGAAGCAGACCTGGACCTGGTCAGATTTTATGCTTATGGGCCTTATCCTTATTTAAAGCCATATAAAAAAGGTTTCTCCACGATGGTTTATAAGCCATGGTTTACAGATAAAAACAAAATATACAATTATAGTGATCACCCTCATTTGCGCCGTTCTTCATTTTTTGAGCGTTTCGGCCAATATACTGAGGGCATAAAGTCTGACAAAACGGAATATGAAATGTGTTTATCTTTTATTCAAAATAAAGGAAGAGCATTGTTTTATGACCAGTATGATAGTTTGTTCCTGCAGGAAAATTCTTCAGCAGAACCTAGTACGGTGACCAGAAGTAACTGGAGACAAAGTGGGAACCCATTAATTTCATTCGTCAGACTGGTCTACAGACAAATTAAGTACAACTATGACCTTCATCTCAATACCAGGTTCAAAAGACACAAATAATTATGGAAACTAATTCTCGCATATCTGTTGTAGTGGCTTGTGATAATCACTATGTCATCTTAATGGCTGCCTTATTGAAGTCAATTGAAATGAATCATTTGAGTGATCATATCGTTGATGATCATATCTCTAAAACAAATAAGCAAAAGCTTACCGGATCACTGGTCTTAAAAAAGATTAACCTGATCTGGTTAAAAATGAGTGAGATTATTCCGGAAGGGGTGAAACTACCGCTGGTTAACAATTCATATCCGTTAAATACCTACATCAGGCTATTGATTCCTTATTTTATGCCTGAAGAGATTAAAAAAGTTATCTTTTTAGATGTAGATATGATTATGCTGGACGATATCAGTAACCTATGGAATATCGAAATCGGGGATAAGGTGATCGGCGCAGTCAATGACAATGCTGGTGACCATGAGAAAACGATTGCAGAAGGTATAGAAAACTATAAAGAATTAGGACTTGATCCGAATCAGAAATACTTTAATGCAGGTCTTCAATTGATCAATACAAAAAGGTGGCTGGAGCAGGATATTACGCAAAAAACCTTTGATGCGATCAATAATAATAAAAAATATGCTGGTCTGGGAGATCAGTATGGCCTGAATATTTCTTTATGCGGGAACTGGCACGAGATTGACAGAATGTGGAACTGCTTTTCAGTTTGTACAGATCCAAAGCCCAAACTGATCCATTATTTTCATAGAAAGCCTATTTATAAAACTTACGCTTACAACTATAGAGAAGAATTCTTTCATTATCTGAACCTAACCGCATGGAAGGGTTTTAAACCTATCGGAGAAACTACGCGGTATATGAAAAAGATAAATAATATCTTTGAAAAGATTAAACTGTTATTCTAACAAGGCGCTCAATGACTAAGAATTCAAATCAGCTTATTTCTGGTGTTACGTTACTCATTACGCATTATAACAGAAGTGAGTCTTTGTTGCGTTTGTTAAAAACGATAGCCGGGCATGAAATTTCTTTTGAGCAGATTATTGTTTCAGATGACGGCAGTAAAAAGGAGCATCAGGACCGCTTAAAAGGGATGCAGCAGCAATTGGGCTTTACTTTAATCATGGCCCCGGTCAATAAGGGGCTGGGCAATAATATCAACAAAGGTATGGATGCGGTGAAATCTCCTTATATCTTGTATATACAGGAGGATTTTGTCCCTAAAGCTGCTTTTATTACAGCATTAAAAGACGGGTTGGAAATTATGAAATCGGAGCCTCAATGGGACATTGTCCGTTTTTACTCTTTCCCATGGTCACCTTATCCTTATTTAAAGCCTTACAAAAAGGGTTTTTCCAAAATGATATTTAGTTTATGGCCATGGTATACCAATCACCTGAAATTTCATGTTTACAGTGATCATCCGCATTTGAAAAGAGCAGGTTTCACGGAGAAATTCGGGAGGTATTTCG is a window encoding:
- a CDS encoding glycosyltransferase, with translation MSTMPVNAKESLFDDVTLLITHYNRSSSLERLLLTFKEQQVRFKEIIVSDDCSADFHLGQLEKMAQVYNYRLIKAKINGGLGNNLNKGQLEVKTPYTLYVQEDFIPLPAFVAHFNDAMDMMHAEADLDLVRFYAYGPYPYLKPYKKGFSTMVYKPWFTDKNKIYNYSDHPHLRRSSFFERFGQYTEGIKSDKTEYEMCLSFIQNKGRALFYDQYDSLFLQENSSAEPSTVTRSNWRQSGNPLISFVRLVYRQIKYNYDLHLNTRFKRHK
- a CDS encoding glycosyltransferase family 8 protein, with product METNSRISVVVACDNHYVILMAALLKSIEMNHLSDHIVDDHISKTNKQKLTGSLVLKKINLIWLKMSEIIPEGVKLPLVNNSYPLNTYIRLLIPYFMPEEIKKVIFLDVDMIMLDDISNLWNIEIGDKVIGAVNDNAGDHEKTIAEGIENYKELGLDPNQKYFNAGLQLINTKRWLEQDITQKTFDAINNNKKYAGLGDQYGLNISLCGNWHEIDRMWNCFSVCTDPKPKLIHYFHRKPIYKTYAYNYREEFFHYLNLTAWKGFKPIGETTRYMKKINNIFEKIKLLF
- a CDS encoding glycosyltransferase, whose product is MTKNSNQLISGVTLLITHYNRSESLLRLLKTIAGHEISFEQIIVSDDGSKKEHQDRLKGMQQQLGFTLIMAPVNKGLGNNINKGMDAVKSPYILYIQEDFVPKAAFITALKDGLEIMKSEPQWDIVRFYSFPWSPYPYLKPYKKGFSKMIFSLWPWYTNHLKFHVYSDHPHLKRAGFTEKFGRYFEAPNGDVTEMKMCRSFLKNDGKALYYKNYKELFEHDNPEDEPGLFRPDKVKTKTYADIKPLYWAYLKYKLMKDTVSFVLNK